Proteins encoded by one window of Manihot esculenta cultivar AM560-2 chromosome 10, M.esculenta_v8, whole genome shotgun sequence:
- the LOC110625002 gene encoding eukaryotic translation initiation factor 3 subunit G codes for MFLDKSSLNQTKPIRWGELDEDDGEDLDFLLPPKQVIGPDENGIKKVIEYKFNDDGNKVKITTATRVRKLAKARLSKRAVERRNWAKFGDAVHEDVGSRLTMVSTEEILLERPRAPGAKVEETKLPGDNLAQLGKGGAVLMVCRTCGKKGDHWTSRCPYKDLAPQPEGFIDKPAASETVAAAAGATKGAYVPPSMRAGAERTGGSDMRRRNEENSVRVTNLSEDTREPDLLELFRTFGPVSRVYVAIDQKTGVSRGFGFVNFVNKEDAERAINKLNGYGYDNLILRVEWATPRAN; via the exons ATGTTTCTCGACAAATCCTCTCTAAACCAAACCAAGCCAATCCGGTGGGGTGAGCTGGACGAGGACGACGGTGAGGATTTGGACttcctcttgcctcccaaacaAGTAATCGGCCCCGACGAGAACGGGATTAAGAAGGTAATCGAATACAAGTTCAATGACGATGGCAATAAGGTTAAGATCACTACTGCCACCCGTGTTCGGAAGCTAGCAAAGGCTAGGTTGAGTAAAAGAGCTGTGGAGCGCAGAAATTGGGCTAAGTTTGGAGACGCCGTTCATGAGGATGTTGGAAGTAGGCTTACTATGGTTTCCACTGAGGAGATCCTGCTCGAAAGACCTAGGGCTCCAG GTGCCAAAGTGGAAGAAACTAAGTTGCCTGGGGATAACTTGGCTCAGTTGGGCAAAGGTGGTGCTGTTCTCATGGTGTGCAGAACTTGTGGTAAGAAAGGTGACCACTGGACATCACGATGCCCCTACAAGGATCTTGCTCCACAGCCTGAAGGCTTCATTGATAAACCAGCAGCATCGGAGACTGTTGCTGCAGCTGCTGGAGCCACCAAGGGTGCTTATGTGCCACCAAGCATGAGAGCAGGTGCGGAAAGAACCGGTGGATCAGATATGAGGCGCAGGAATGAAGAGAATTCAGTTCGTGTCACCAACTTATCAGAGGATACTAGGGAACCTGACTTGCTTGAACTGTTCCGTACATTTGGTCCTGTGAGCCGAGTTTATGTAGCTATTGATCAGAAGACTGGTGTCAGCAGAGGTTTTGGTTTTGTGAACTTTGTAAACAAGGAAGATGCAGAGAGGGCTATCAACAAGCTTAATGGATATGGTTATGACAATCTAATCCTTCGAGTGGAATGGGCAACACCCAGAGCTAACTAG
- the LOC110624436 gene encoding probable disease resistance protein At1g58602, with protein sequence MADTIVSTAVERISNLLIQEAAFLSNVRDEVERLQAELKRMQCFLQDADCKKDQDERIRNWVSEIRDLAYDADDAIDTFLLTIPRTQVGSFGRIKNSTCMIAKAPQLHDIGQQINSIRNKLGDIATSMQTYGIKFVEVDGSSSATELRRRLRRTTPYDEDEHVIRLESTTMELLDQLMLEDDRLRVVSIVGMGGLGKTTLAKHVYNRVDIKKHFDCLSWAFISQQFSRGDVLLGILREVGIKWENMGSLKEEEELIRTLRNLLKEKRYLVVLDDIWKEEAWDSLKFAFPKGKKGSKVLFTTRIKEVALYADPWSSPVEPPFFTNEEGWELLSRKAFLEDIASERGYAPEFERIGKEMVRKCGGLPLAIAVLGGLLANKSLKEWKMVQKDINTQFIKLQLHNHCAGVDWILALSYQELPFWLKPCFLYLSQFPEDSEIDKKKLIRMWIAEGVVRQPLRGEGDETMEDVGEQFLEELANRCMVQVSRRDHTGVGIKSCRMHDLMRDMCVSKAREESFLGVIKHQQDLAAAAMTKSRRIAIHKKFFLPTEDFDPHLRSLIYLVPEKVVGYSMRKDQVIFIFKNFKLLRVLNLENMSLKESYMPREIGNLIHLRYLGMRNTTLQCTYLSNLVTRLTPLPSPIGYLKSLHTLDLREVHWDVHYVSAWKLHDVVWKLKCLRHLLLDSDADDLCKYLLDTLRNLETLKWIQAKSLIRRDALFNLTNLRNLGVKFQRIEEAELVLRSPIFGLGRLCCLKMHMLKGSSFPSLETLSDCHQLTKLELNGIIPEDPYSSLHNLECLPRSLAKLRLSNSRLKKDPMGVLEKLPNLRFLDLGEESYEGSVMVCTVHGFPQLESLNVSGIDALEEWRIEEGALPCLRDLSLSYLRKLRMIPEGLKFISTVRKLVLRCMTQEFTTRVKVINGVGEDFDKVRHIPSIILYV encoded by the coding sequence ATGGCAGATACAATAGTTTCCACTGCCGTTGAGAGAATTTCCAACTTGCTAATCCAAGAGGCAGCCTTTCTTTCTAATGTAAGAGATGAAGTTGAGCGATTACAAGCTGAATTGAAGCGAATGCAGTGCTTCTTGCAAGATGCAGACTGCAAAAAAGACCAAGATGAACGTATTCGCAACTGGGTATCAGAAATCAGAGATCTTGCTTATGATGCAGATGATGCCATTGACACCTTCCTCCTCACCATTCCAAGAACACAAGTCGGATCTTTTGGACGCATCAAGAACTCTACCTGTATGATCGCCAAGGCTCCCCAACTCCATGATATTGGCCAACAAATTAACTCCATCAGAAATAAGCTTGGGGACATCGCCACCAGCATGCAGACTTATGGCATCAAATTTGTTGAAGTAGATGGGTCTAGTTCTGCCACTGAGCTGCGGCGGCGACTGAGGAGAACCACCCCGTATGATGAGGATGAGCATGTTATCAGATTAGAGAGTACAACTATGGAACTTTTGGATCAATTGATGCTAGAGGATGACAGACTCCGAGTTGTTTCCATAGTGGGCATGGGAGGACTCGGCAAAACAACTCTTGCCAAGCATGTATATAATCGAGTTGATATCAAGAAACACTTTGATTGTTTGTCATGGGCTTTCATATCTCAGCAATTTTCAAGAGGAGATGTTTTGCTTGGAATCCTGAGGGAAGTTGGAATTAAATGGGAGAATATGGGAAGCTTGAAAGAAGAGGAAGAGTTGATCAGAACACTTAGAAATCTATTGAAGGAGAAGAGATACTTGGTGGTTCTTGATGATATTTGGAAAGAAGAAGCATGGGACAGTTTAAAATTTGCTTTCCCAAAAGGGaagaaaggaagcaaagttTTATTCACAACCCGGATCAAAGAAGTTGCTTTGTATGCTGATCCATGGAGCTCGCCGGTGGAACCACCATTTTTTACTAACGAAGAGGGATGGGAACTTCTCAGCCGGAAAGCATTTCTGGAAGATATTGCCAGCGAGCGAGGTTATGCGCCAGAATTCGAGAGAATAGGGAAGGAGATGGTGAGAAAATGTGGAGGACTACCTCTAGCAATTGCTGTGCTTGGAGGGTTGTTGGCTAACAAGTCCTTGAAGGAATGGAAGATGGTGCAAAAAGACATCAATACACAATTCATCAAGCTGCAACTGCATAATCACTGTGCAGGAGTGGATTGGATATTAGCTTTAAGCTACCAAGAGTTGCCGTTTTGGCTAAAACCATGCTTTCTCTATCTTTCCCAATTTCCGGAAGACTCGGAAATTGACAAGAAGAAACTCATTCGGATGTGGATAGCTGAAGGTGTTGTGCGACAGCCATTGAGAGGAGAAGGAGATGAAACAATGGAAGATGTAGGCGAACAATTCTTGGAAGAGCTTGCAAATAGGTGTATGGTTCAAGTGAGTAGAAGAGATCACACTGGAGTTGGCATCAAATCCTGCCGCATGCATGATCTTATGAGAGATATGTGTGTTTCAAAAGCAAGAGAAGAAAGCTTTCTTGGAGTTATTAAGCATCAACAGGACTTAGCAGCAGCTGCAATGACCAAGTCTCGCAGAATTGCCATTCACAAGAAATTCTTTCTTCCCACAGAAGACTTTGATCCACATCTTCGTTCTCTCATCTACCTCGTCCCAGAGAAGGTTGTTGGATATTCAATGAGAAAAGATCAAgtaattttcattttcaagaattttaaaCTGCTAAGAGTCTTAAATCTTGAAAACATGTCTCTAAAAGAGAGTTACATGCCTAGAGAAATTGGCAATCTGATTCATTTGAGATATCTTGGAATGAGAAACACCACATTGCAATGCACATATTTATCAAACTTAGTCACACGACTGACACCATTGCCTTCACCCATTGGCTACTTGAAGAGTTTACACACACTCGATTTACGAGAAGTTCATTGGGATGTTCATTATGTTTCAGCGTGGAAATTGCATGATGTAGTCTGGAAACTAAAATGTTTGAGACATCTGTTATTGGACAGTGATGCAGATGATTTATGCAAGTATCTTTTAGATACATTAAGAAATCTAGAGACTCTGAAGTGGATACAAGCTAAGAGTCTAATTAGAAGAGATGCACTATTCAATTTGACTAATCTTCGAAACTTAGGAGTAAAGTTTCAGAGAATAGAAGAAGCTGAGCTTGTTCTAAGATCTCCCATTTTCGGATTGGGACGTCTTTGTTGCTTGAAGATGCATATGTTAAAAGGAAGTTCATTTCCAAGCTTGGAAACACTTTCTGATTGCCATCAATTAACCAAATTGGAGTTAAATGGAATCATACCAGAAGATCCATATTCTTCTCTCCACAATTTGGAATGCTTGCCACGAAGCCTTGCCAAGTTAAGATTGAGCAATTCTAGATTGAAGAAAGATCCGATGGGTGTTCTAGAGAAGCTGCCTAATCTGAGGTTTCTGGATCTGGGGGAGGAGTCATATGAAGGGTCTGTAATGGTATGCACTGTTCACGGGTTTCCTCAACTTGAGAGTCTTAATGTTTCAGGGATAGATGCATTAGAAGAATGGCGAATAGAGGAAGGTGCACTGCCATGTCTCAGGGATTTATCTTTAAGTTATCTAAGGAAACTGAGGATGATTCCTGAAGGATTGAAATTTATCTCTACTGTTCGGAAATTGGTTCTCAGATGCATGACACAAGAGTTCACTACAAGGGTTAAAGTCATAAATGGAGTAGGAGAGGATTTTGACAAAGTGCGTCACATACCCTCTATAATATTATACGTATAG